The following coding sequences lie in one Glycine max cultivar Williams 82 chromosome 19, Glycine_max_v4.0, whole genome shotgun sequence genomic window:
- the LOC100813416 gene encoding protein ARV 2 isoform X1, with translation MGYRCIQCGCPVKTLYVQYSPGNIRLMKCENCKAVADEYIECEIMILAIDLILHKPKAYRHLLHNVINQETMKFQGLLWKLAVIFLFFEYYRCLILESSKGKLDSSMSVSPSVSICWKVLMDVLFGNLMFLLTFFFMVMMLFHVSITITRCIDLLLALMISSYFKIFFIAMMVWEFPSSVIFIIELFCLSSNAATLKVMTDSTMSRCVWTCFSAYAIKFIITWILELLPGQLMQGWSQMPFTFYKPA, from the exons ATGGGTTACAGATGCATTCAGTGTGGGTGTCCTGTCAAAACACTTTACGTGCAGTATTCTCCAGGCAACATTCGCTTGATGAAATGT GAGAATTGCAAGGCTGTGGCAGACGAATACATTGAATGTGAAATCATG ATTCTTGCGATAGATTTGATACTTCACAAGCCCAAGGCCTATAGACATCTCCTTCACAATGTCATCAATCAAGAAACAATGAAGTTCCAG GGACTACTCTGGAAATTGGCtgtcattttccttttttttgaatATT ACAGATGTTTGATCTTGGAAAGCAGCAAGGGAAAATTGGATTCATCAATGAGTGTCTCTCCATCAGTATCAATATGCTGGAAG GTGCTGATGGATGTTTTATTTGGGAACTTGATGTTTCTTTTAACTTTCTTCTTTATGGTTATGATGCTTTTCCATGTATCAATCACCATCACCag GTGCATTGACCTTTTGCTTGCACTCATGATTTCAAGTtacttcaagattttttttattgccatGATG GTCTGGGAGTTTCCATCTTCTGTGATCTTCATCATTGAATTGTTTTGTTTATCATCTAATGCTGCAACATTGAAAG TGATGACTGATTCAACTATGAGTCGTTGTGTTTGGACCTGCTTCAGTGCATAtgctataaaatttattatcacttGGATACTGGAGCTATTGCCGGGGCAATTAATGCAAGGCTGGAGTCAAATGCCATTCACATTCTATAAACCAGCATGA
- the LOC100813416 gene encoding protein ARV 2 isoform X3, producing MGYRCIQCGCPVKTLYVQYSPGNIRLMKCENCKAVADEYIECEIMILAIDLILHKPKAYRHLLHNVINQETMKFQMFDLGKQQGKIGFINECLSISINMLEGADGCFIWELDVSFNFLLYGYDAFPCINHHHQVWEFPSSVIFIIELFCLSSNAATLKVMTDSTMSRCVWTCFSAYAIKFIITWILELLPGQLMQGWSQMPFTFYKPA from the exons ATGGGTTACAGATGCATTCAGTGTGGGTGTCCTGTCAAAACACTTTACGTGCAGTATTCTCCAGGCAACATTCGCTTGATGAAATGT GAGAATTGCAAGGCTGTGGCAGACGAATACATTGAATGTGAAATCATG ATTCTTGCGATAGATTTGATACTTCACAAGCCCAAGGCCTATAGACATCTCCTTCACAATGTCATCAATCAAGAAACAATGAAGTTCCAG ATGTTTGATCTTGGAAAGCAGCAAGGGAAAATTGGATTCATCAATGAGTGTCTCTCCATCAGTATCAATATGCTGGAAG GTGCTGATGGATGTTTTATTTGGGAACTTGATGTTTCTTTTAACTTTCTTCTTTATGGTTATGATGCTTTTCCATGTATCAATCACCATCACCag GTCTGGGAGTTTCCATCTTCTGTGATCTTCATCATTGAATTGTTTTGTTTATCATCTAATGCTGCAACATTGAAAG TGATGACTGATTCAACTATGAGTCGTTGTGTTTGGACCTGCTTCAGTGCATAtgctataaaatttattatcacttGGATACTGGAGCTATTGCCGGGGCAATTAATGCAAGGCTGGAGTCAAATGCCATTCACATTCTATAAACCAGCATGA
- the LOC100813416 gene encoding protein ARV 2 isoform X2, with protein sequence MKCENCKAVADEYIECEIMILAIDLILHKPKAYRHLLHNVINQETMKFQGLLWKLAVIFLFFEYYRCLILESSKGKLDSSMSVSPSVSICWKVLMDVLFGNLMFLLTFFFMVMMLFHVSITITRCIDLLLALMISSYFKIFFIAMMVWEFPSSVIFIIELFCLSSNAATLKVMTDSTMSRCVWTCFSAYAIKFIITWILELLPGQLMQGWSQMPFTFYKPA encoded by the exons ATGAAATGT GAGAATTGCAAGGCTGTGGCAGACGAATACATTGAATGTGAAATCATG ATTCTTGCGATAGATTTGATACTTCACAAGCCCAAGGCCTATAGACATCTCCTTCACAATGTCATCAATCAAGAAACAATGAAGTTCCAG GGACTACTCTGGAAATTGGCtgtcattttccttttttttgaatATT ACAGATGTTTGATCTTGGAAAGCAGCAAGGGAAAATTGGATTCATCAATGAGTGTCTCTCCATCAGTATCAATATGCTGGAAG GTGCTGATGGATGTTTTATTTGGGAACTTGATGTTTCTTTTAACTTTCTTCTTTATGGTTATGATGCTTTTCCATGTATCAATCACCATCACCag GTGCATTGACCTTTTGCTTGCACTCATGATTTCAAGTtacttcaagattttttttattgccatGATG GTCTGGGAGTTTCCATCTTCTGTGATCTTCATCATTGAATTGTTTTGTTTATCATCTAATGCTGCAACATTGAAAG TGATGACTGATTCAACTATGAGTCGTTGTGTTTGGACCTGCTTCAGTGCATAtgctataaaatttattatcacttGGATACTGGAGCTATTGCCGGGGCAATTAATGCAAGGCTGGAGTCAAATGCCATTCACATTCTATAAACCAGCATGA